In the Populus nigra chromosome 2, ddPopNigr1.1, whole genome shotgun sequence genome, ttcttttacTTTTGACATTCTTTGAATAGGccttttttactctttttagaATTTACTAATTTACTTTCAGCACTATGCTATAGGttagactaatttttttaaaaaatgtatttaaaaagaaaagagaaaagaaccaGATAATGTATTGCTTGCTAGGTCCATGACTTAAAGAATTCTGAGTTTAAAAGAGTTCTGTCTTAGATTATGTCTTAGAttaggattattattattagttgttgcaattttttttattagaattctGGTTAAGCTATACTAAAAAACATGATAGAAATtgcattttaaagtatttttatttcagaaatatattaaaataatattatttaaaaaacaaatttatttttgacatgatacatcaaaataatttaagaatataaaaaattattgtaaaacaaaaaaaaataaactttcacCCATCTCTATATGGGCCGCACTCACAAAGAGTGATTAAAAGATCATAAATAGCACAGAGATATATTGAAGTGTTAATAAACAGcaagaaaaacatcaaaagttTTCCTTAACCTATCTATCGATCCCCTCTTGAGTTTCCATCATATCCACCACGCAACCAATGATCAAATGGGCCAACGCAAACGTGAGGATACATACTCGGATGCTATGATTACAGTTAACTCGACTACTTCTCCTCCAAGTTTGCAGTGTCGAAAGAATGAGAAAAGTCTGCCTGCTCCCAAATGCGTTTCGACTTGAGGCCCCTGGACAAGACAACAAAGACAACGTAGCCGacaccatgtttttttatgagagtCAGAATTCGGCTTGATATCTTATCCATCCATGATCAAATGGGCCGACGTGAGGATAGCCCATGCTATGATTACTGTTAATCCGACTACTTCTCCGAGTTTGCAGGGTCCAGAAAGAATGAGAAAAGTCTGCCTTTAATGAGGCCCCAGGACAAGACTAGTAGGACAGCTTTAGTTgacaccatgttttttttttttttttgagaatctGTATTTGGCTTGATATCTTATCCATCCATCCATGACATCATGGCCTGCATAAGCCTGGCTTCACACTTGGCTAATTGTTCCGACATCGAGAGCCCTTCCATTCAAGGTACCTAAGACTTTGATGATAAATCTGTAGCATTTAAGAAAGCCGGTTTGTAAATGTGGTGGGAAGCTCTCGCCAAGAATTCCACGTCACAATATTTAATCAACACGAACGATCTCTTCTTTGATGCTATTGGAATGCCTTTTTCGCCATTATGATTCAACATTAAAGAACCATATTTTTCTTGGCTCAATTTGATGCCCCTTTTCTCACTCATTTATCTGGGCCCTTTTGACCATTTTTTTGTAAGAGTTAGGCATGAATCTCTTGTCCAAACCTCAATCATGTAGCACACTCCAACAAATTATTGTATGGTGATTGCCTGTTTGCCTTGAACAGCTTCTTGACTACCCTGTCATTTGATGGACAGTGTTTTGGTCACTTAAGAGATATGGTTCTCGTACACTATCCTGTTTGATTGCAACTCCTCGTCCATCTTTCCACCGACAATTTCAACGTTGAAAGACATGTGAAAGAAGGTAAAACACATGCAACTATACATATAGAAAACATGGGTTTTGCTCATAGCAAGAAATGACGTATGGAATGAGGACATAAAGCCTTCACTTTTTATATAGTAATGAACACTATCCATGGTAGACTTTGCAGCCCTTGTGCTTGTATTTACATGGTGTAGTCAAATCCTGTTTTGGTTTCATGTAAAAGGAAGTCTTACATGCCTGAGTGAGGTTGAAACATATATCTTTAGATCGAGCATATAATTTCTATCATGGAGCCCACTGCTCTGGCAGTTTTACCCGTGATATATATGGAATTTAGTCCCTGTATTATTCATTTTCATGGGAGTAATGAAAGTTAATAAACCCGACGACTTGTTCTATGAGTTGGTTCAAAGTTCAGTTCATGAGTTTGAagattgttttaaaacaaatacaatattatttgttttatttttcaaaaaattaaattatattttaactaagttaactagatcatacattaattaatttattgaatgtTATGTCCTAACTCTCCATccgatttaatttaaaatccagCCTTAGCTAAAACTTGGATTAGCTGAATATCGAGTTAACCTGCTGAGCTAAGCATGATTAATAACACAGGGAATAATTAGTCacattaatttcattattgaagCAAGTCCCCTACTATATACCCTACCATTCAACTTTTACAACTTCTTTAATAAAGTATGAAAAGATTGTTGACGCATTCtcacaatgataaaaaaagaccaCAGATGATCACTTTGTCTAAAGGATAAGGATTGCTAAGTTGGAGAATTAGAGAGGCAATTACTTCAATCGGTTAAAACTGATCATATTTGCAGGCAGTGATGCTAAATTTTCTAGCGTGTTGTCCTGTTTTATTTCTAAACATGTCGAAACGTTTTCCACGCTTGATCAGCCTCCTTGTTACCCAATTTTAACATGGTTTTGTGTCATTACACTAATCCGGTTATAGATAATCGTATAATTATGAATAATCTGTTTAAAGTTCGATCCAGAGAGATTTAATGCATGaaaattagtttgaaaatattatttttgttaaaaaaaaattaagatatattcttaaaaaaaacaatcaaaacatatTCTATGATCGCGGTGAAAagtaagatatttatatttgtatttaattttgatttggatttttCCCTGTCATTTTATATCCATCAAAATCTTATAATTACTAATCATTTATaggagttatttatttttatttttctttttaggaaaAGAGGCAGCCATGCCAGTATGCCATGCCATACCATACCATAAATCTAAAAAAGAGAGCACACCAACATACCATTCAGCAACAAAATATCCACACACAAATCAAACTCCTTTTCATAAGGATTGGGTGTGAAGGAGCCTAATCCAATATGAAACCAACGAACCAAGtgctataaatataataattatattgtctAAGACTTGACCATAAATATTAGAATCAAGGAATCCAATCATGCTGAGAAAGAACTGCACAAACCCCTATAGCTAATTAACACTAATTAGTCATAAATAGGAGTTGGAATTTTGATCAAGGAATACATGTAATTTGCCTACCGAAAGCATTTCATTTAGAAATGCTTTTGACTCCTTCAACCATTGGCTCTGGCTTTCGGTTCAACCAGCTGATCTCCTTCACTACAACACCCACGATTCGTTGCAGCATTTTCAAAGGAGATTCTCccctttattaattattttcttttttatttttctccaatttatttgttttttttccttgttttttagtCAACCTTTGTACACTAAAGCACGATCATGTTCTTACCTTACCAGCTGGTAGCTGACACCTACTCGTTTCCCACACACATTAatccattaatttattttgatatgatttattttatttctttagttATCTTATTAAGTTTCAACAAATACAATAGATCCACATCTAGAAGGCATAATCACGAGCTCCATATTAACGTATACATGCTGTAACGTGAATTATATTGCATACTGTTAGAATATTGTCATGAATCTTTGAATAAtctctataaatatataaatattgttggttcattggattttttatatcaCCAACTTGTACTTGCAAAATATTTAAGCCCTCTTGAAATGCAGAATGGCTTCTGATTGTGACATCGtgacaaaattaattttgattcacGTATTATATAGACGATAATTCAGCGGCTTTGCTCCGTTGCGTAGTTTTTTgttggcaatttttttttcgaaagtcaataatatcaaataaataattaaaaaaaaactaagatgtcATTTATTAATCTAAGGAGGAAAAATATTTGTAGAACAAGCTACGTCTACTGAAGATCTAGCAGAGGATATTCTTCGGAACTTTTATTTCcatataattatgatatttagttaattttgcTGCCACCATGTACGGAATAGAAATAATTGCTAGTAGGACTCACTTGATAATGATTTTTGACCGGGGATGATAATTGCATCCATGAGATGTAGAGGTACGATCCCATTAATTTACTTGAATGGAGGtgtttatatataagaaattctGCCTATATAGAGATGGAGATGAatactctttgttttttttactaggaAGGTGTGGTATCCTTAGCTTTTATAGACCTTTATACATACATTTATAATTTAGTATACCTataatttgttaatatatatttgaaataatttttgtattttttccctATGATTGCGTCAATTAAATTCGCGTACTTGATAAATGTAGAATTCCTTTTTATAggctatatatttaataaaattgatcataaaaaataatgtgatcTCTAATAGACATTCGTTTCCAATTAGAACAGGTATGGAGAATTAAGAATTATCTCTGGTATAAATAGAGGCCGATATGAATATGAAAAGATTTTTATAGatgtttatatgatttttttataaattacagaataaaacaagtaataataatgataaaatagaGTTTTGACCCATAGAGATTggttaataatgataatgataatgatatatTCATCAttctaatttcatttaaaaaacttatttaattaagaGATAACATTAatgataatgcaaataaaaataaaagtaaagtaAAGAAATAAGAATGTGATACAGTATAGAAGtcaatgatttaaaaaactaaaacgttcgattttatcataattaatcCGCAGTATCCCTTAAACTATGAATCCGTAATAATCCTTTAAACTAtgatagttaaaaataattatcgaCAGTAATTATTCCCTGAACTAATTAACAATCACTCCGGAACATCATTagtgaaatttgaattttgttttgttttttttttcctttttcccttcTTCCGTTTACTCTTCAGCAACCATTTCAAACCAACAACCTACCTTTTTCCTGCTCTATATGCCAAACGTCCCAAGTCCAAGTCGGCCAAGTCATTCTATAATAACATGCAAACAAATCTGTGGTGATATCATCGATGATTTtcaaacctttatttttttgtatcaattCCTGTGGTCTGTTTTTGATTATCTcctccttttctatttttaattcctTTCTGGAAGAAGTCTCTAGCTAAAAATATACAAGTTTCACTTTCGATTTAATGTGCTGTAGTTAATGAGCTGCTATATTAGAAGTCTCCCACCACCACATGTTCACACCATCAACATTACCATTAGTCTCCTCCCTCCCCATCTATAAATACAGAACCACACATCTGTCTTGTCTTGTCTCTGAGTCTCAGAATCTTATCAACATCTTATATCGATTCCCgtataataattttcttttaaacacaGGAAGAAAGAGATGGCCAGTGTTGTTAAGGTTGCCACCCTCTTCATGGTAGCCCTCCTCCTCTGCTCCACAATAACCTATGCCGCCCGCCCTGAGCCAGGCTTTCCTGATGGTTCTTTGGCAAAGAACCAACATAAGGTTTGTTGAATTTggaacttttttaatttttgtagttAAACATGGTTAATTTCATATGCAGAAGATTTCGATTGATAGGCTTTATGTTTTTGATAAGTGGGTTTTGTGTATTTGTTTAGGTTGTTAAGGCCGAGCATGCAGAGGTGATGGAAGAGATCAGCTGTGAAGGGCTTGGCGAGGAAGAGTGCTTGATGAGAAGGACACTTGCTGCTCACACCGATTACATCTATACCCAGAAGAACAAACCATGAAGTACTGCTACAATggtcttatatatatatgtacggAAATTGTGTCAAGAGAAATATATTTATACTTTTGTTTGACATCATATAGTATGATGTTTCCTTTGGCTTAAATGATGATAAATATTTGTTCaaaggtaatatatatatatatatatatatatatatatatatagcgttGGTGTATTATAAATGGTAACTTATTATAACTTGGGCATGGATTCTATGCTAGAATATTAACTTGAGGATTAATTTCCTAGGTTTCCCCTGCCTTTAATTCCCAGTTCTCATAGTCACTTGTATGCTTTCCACCCAGTAGgtgtatataataaaaaatatattagcgTTTGATCATAAAAGAGATCAAAATATTAGAGATATACGAGatatataaagatatatatgaaatatgtttctgttttaaaattacaaaagttcatattgtattaaaaataaatttattttatgtatattttatctCTTCAATGAAATATGTTTCTATCGATAATTAATAACAAGACATAACCTCGTATCCTAAGTTTTCTACCATAGGATTCATTTACTTCATGCTAGTTAGGAAGCAAGGCTTTACCACTCTCTCTTGTTTCTTCTTATCGTTCCATTTTATTCAGACACTTATTGGAAAGCTATATAGGGTCgggttttttcataattatttcctTGTATATTCCAACCTTTGGATTAagctgttctttttttttttaaaaaaaatatcatatttatacAGGAAAAAACAGAAACCATTTtgcaaagggaaaaaaacaacataaataaatccCATATGATCCTTCCTGGG is a window encoding:
- the LOC133682000 gene encoding phytosulfokines 3-like: MASVVKVATLFMVALLLCSTITYAARPEPGFPDGSLAKNQHKVVKAEHAEVMEEISCEGLGEEECLMRRTLAAHTDYIYTQKNKP